ACCGCCCATTTCCGGGGTTATAACAATAGATGGCGACATGGTTACAGAGGATGATGAGGGGACATTTAAAAGAATAATCAGAAAGATAGGGGTCTTATATCAGAGCGGTGCACTATTAGGGTCAATGACTATCGGTGAAAATATTGCTCTCCCTATAACAGAGTATGCAGGGCTTGAACCTGAATCAGTGGACAGGATAGTAAGGATGAAGCTTAAGCTCGTTGGCCTTGAGGGGTTTGAACACCATCTACCATCTGAGATAAGCGGGGGCATGAAAAAGAGGGCAGGTCTTGCAAGGGCAATGGCCCTGAATCCTGCGATCCTCATGTTTGACGAGCCCTCTGCCGGGCTTGACCCTGTTACATCCGCGGGGCTTGATGAACTTATACTGAACCTGAACAGTATCTTAGGCACAACAATGGTTGTTGTAACCCATGAATTATCAAGTATATTTACCATTGCAGACAGGATTATTATGCTGGACAGAAAAACAAAAAGCATTATTGCCGATGGAGACCCGAGGTAC
The nucleotide sequence above comes from Desulfatiglans sp.. Encoded proteins:
- a CDS encoding ATP-binding cassette domain-containing protein, with translation MEKKEPIIKVENLVAGYGDTVILENISFNVYPGEIFVILGGSGCGKSTLLKHIIGLIPPISGVITIDGDMVTEDDEGTFKRIIRKIGVLYQSGALLGSMTIGENIALPITEYAGLEPESVDRIVRMKLKLVGLEGFEHHLPSEISGGMKKRAGLARAMALNPAILMFDEPSAGLDPVTSAGLDELILNLNSILGTTMVVVTHELSSIFTIADRIIMLDRKTKSIIADGDPRYLRDNSTDPYVREFFNPVKEKRVKGQERE